One Sus scrofa isolate TJ Tabasco breed Duroc chromosome 1, Sscrofa11.1, whole genome shotgun sequence DNA segment encodes these proteins:
- the DNAJB5 gene encoding dnaJ homolog subfamily B member 5 isoform X2 produces MGIAKAELWGRVPGLAVCRRRAGDSCPEWRRRSRSRVRGQRLSDGPRWRPQLLTAPPLQARGAFRSFPHFWGEDFLASLMFKIQLEPLKLRAWTLNGFVKFRNKETSAGPVAVMGKDYYKILGIPSGANEDEIKKAYRKMALKYHPDKNKEPNAEEKFKEIAEAYDVLSDPKKRGLYDQYGEEGLKTGGGSSGGSSGSFHYTFHGDPHATFASFFGGSNPFDIFFASSRSTRPFSGFDPDDMDVDEDEDPFGAFGRFGFNGLSRGPRRAPEPLYPRRKVQDPPVVHELRVSLEEIYHGSTKRMKITRRRLNPDGRTVRTEDKILHIVIKRGWKEGTKITFPKEGDATPDNIPADIVFVLKDKPHAHFRRDGTNVLYSALISLKEALCGCTVNIPTIDGRVIPLPCNDVIKPGTVKRLRGEGLPFPKVPTQRGDLIVEFKVRFPDRLTPQTRQILKQHLPCS; encoded by the exons ATGGGCATCGCGAAGGCGGAGCTGTGGGGGCGGGTTCCCGGGCTCGCTGTCTGCCGCCGGCGGGCAGGCGACTCCTGTCCCGAGTGGAGGCGGCGGAGCCGGAGCCGGGTGAGGGGGCAGCGGCTGTCTGACGGACCGCGGTGGCGCCCGCAGCTCCTCACCG CACCCCCACTACAGGCCCGAGGAGCTTTCCGGAGCTTCCCACACTTCTGGGGAGAAGACTTCTTAGCCAGCTTGATGTTTAAAATTCAGCTGGAGCCCTTAAAACTTCGAGCGTGGACGCTGAATGGGTTTGTAAAGTTTCG AAACAAGGAGACCAGTGCCGGTCCAGTGGCTGTGATGGGGAAGGATTACTACAAGATTCTTGGAATTCCGTCGGGAGCCAACGAAGATGAGATCAAGAAAGCCTATCGAAAAATGGCATTGAAGTACCACCCAGACAAGAACAAAGAACCCAATGCTGAAGAGAAGTTTAAGGAGATTGCTGAGGCCTATGATGTGCTGAGTGACCCTAAGAAACGGGGCCTGTATGACCAATATGGGGAGGAAG GCCTGAAGACCGGCGGTGGTTCATCAGGTGGCTCCAGTGGCTCCTTTCACTACACCTTTCATGGGGACCCCCATGCCACCTTTGCCTCCTTCTTTGGAGGCTCCAACCCCTTCGATATCTTCTTTGCCAGCAGTCGTTCCACTCGACCTTTCAGTGGCTTTGACCCAGATGACATGGATGTGGATGAAGATGAGGACCCATTTGGCGCTTTTGGCCGCTTTGGCTTCAATGGGCTGAGTAGAGGTCCGAGGCGAGCCCCAGAACCACTTTACCCTCGGCGCAAGGTGCAGGACCCACCTGTGGTGCATGAGCTGAGGGTATCCCTGGAGGAAATCTACCACGGCTCCACCAAACGCATGAAGATCACAAGGCGGCGCCTCAACCCTGACGGGAGAACTGTACGCACCGAGGACAAGATCCTACACATTGTCATCAAGCGTGGCTGGAAGGAAGGCACCAAGATCACCTTCCCCAAAGAGGGCGATGCCACACCTGACAACATCCCTGCCGACATCGTCTTCGTGCTCAAAGACAAGCCCCATGCACACTTCCGCCGAGATGGCACCAATGTGCTCTACAGCGCCCTGATCAGCCTCAAGGAG GCACTGTGTGGCTGCACCGTGAACATTCCCACCATTGATGGCCGAGTGATCCCTTTGCCCTGCAATGATGTCATCAAACCAGGCACCGTGAAGAGACTCCGTGGGGAGGGCCTTCCCTTCCCCAAGGTGCCCACCCAGCGGGGAGACCTCATTGTCGAGTTCAAAGTTCGCTTCCCAGATAGATTAACACCACAAACACGACAGATCCTTAAGCAGCACCTACCTTGTTCCTAG
- the DNAJB5 gene encoding dnaJ homolog subfamily B member 5 isoform X1, producing the protein MGIAKAELWGRVPGLAVCRRRAGDSCPEWRRRSRSRVRGQRLSDGPRWRPQLLTAAPPLQARGAFRSFPHFWGEDFLASLMFKIQLEPLKLRAWTLNGFVKFRNKETSAGPVAVMGKDYYKILGIPSGANEDEIKKAYRKMALKYHPDKNKEPNAEEKFKEIAEAYDVLSDPKKRGLYDQYGEEGLKTGGGSSGGSSGSFHYTFHGDPHATFASFFGGSNPFDIFFASSRSTRPFSGFDPDDMDVDEDEDPFGAFGRFGFNGLSRGPRRAPEPLYPRRKVQDPPVVHELRVSLEEIYHGSTKRMKITRRRLNPDGRTVRTEDKILHIVIKRGWKEGTKITFPKEGDATPDNIPADIVFVLKDKPHAHFRRDGTNVLYSALISLKEALCGCTVNIPTIDGRVIPLPCNDVIKPGTVKRLRGEGLPFPKVPTQRGDLIVEFKVRFPDRLTPQTRQILKQHLPCS; encoded by the exons ATGGGCATCGCGAAGGCGGAGCTGTGGGGGCGGGTTCCCGGGCTCGCTGTCTGCCGCCGGCGGGCAGGCGACTCCTGTCCCGAGTGGAGGCGGCGGAGCCGGAGCCGGGTGAGGGGGCAGCGGCTGTCTGACGGACCGCGGTGGCGCCCGCAGCTCCTCACCG CAGCACCCCCACTACAGGCCCGAGGAGCTTTCCGGAGCTTCCCACACTTCTGGGGAGAAGACTTCTTAGCCAGCTTGATGTTTAAAATTCAGCTGGAGCCCTTAAAACTTCGAGCGTGGACGCTGAATGGGTTTGTAAAGTTTCG AAACAAGGAGACCAGTGCCGGTCCAGTGGCTGTGATGGGGAAGGATTACTACAAGATTCTTGGAATTCCGTCGGGAGCCAACGAAGATGAGATCAAGAAAGCCTATCGAAAAATGGCATTGAAGTACCACCCAGACAAGAACAAAGAACCCAATGCTGAAGAGAAGTTTAAGGAGATTGCTGAGGCCTATGATGTGCTGAGTGACCCTAAGAAACGGGGCCTGTATGACCAATATGGGGAGGAAG GCCTGAAGACCGGCGGTGGTTCATCAGGTGGCTCCAGTGGCTCCTTTCACTACACCTTTCATGGGGACCCCCATGCCACCTTTGCCTCCTTCTTTGGAGGCTCCAACCCCTTCGATATCTTCTTTGCCAGCAGTCGTTCCACTCGACCTTTCAGTGGCTTTGACCCAGATGACATGGATGTGGATGAAGATGAGGACCCATTTGGCGCTTTTGGCCGCTTTGGCTTCAATGGGCTGAGTAGAGGTCCGAGGCGAGCCCCAGAACCACTTTACCCTCGGCGCAAGGTGCAGGACCCACCTGTGGTGCATGAGCTGAGGGTATCCCTGGAGGAAATCTACCACGGCTCCACCAAACGCATGAAGATCACAAGGCGGCGCCTCAACCCTGACGGGAGAACTGTACGCACCGAGGACAAGATCCTACACATTGTCATCAAGCGTGGCTGGAAGGAAGGCACCAAGATCACCTTCCCCAAAGAGGGCGATGCCACACCTGACAACATCCCTGCCGACATCGTCTTCGTGCTCAAAGACAAGCCCCATGCACACTTCCGCCGAGATGGCACCAATGTGCTCTACAGCGCCCTGATCAGCCTCAAGGAG GCACTGTGTGGCTGCACCGTGAACATTCCCACCATTGATGGCCGAGTGATCCCTTTGCCCTGCAATGATGTCATCAAACCAGGCACCGTGAAGAGACTCCGTGGGGAGGGCCTTCCCTTCCCCAAGGTGCCCACCCAGCGGGGAGACCTCATTGTCGAGTTCAAAGTTCGCTTCCCAGATAGATTAACACCACAAACACGACAGATCCTTAAGCAGCACCTACCTTGTTCCTAG
- the DNAJB5 gene encoding dnaJ homolog subfamily B member 5 isoform X3: protein MFKRTVLSCPSPAAPPLQARGAFRSFPHFWGEDFLASLMFKIQLEPLKLRAWTLNGFVKFRNKETSAGPVAVMGKDYYKILGIPSGANEDEIKKAYRKMALKYHPDKNKEPNAEEKFKEIAEAYDVLSDPKKRGLYDQYGEEGLKTGGGSSGGSSGSFHYTFHGDPHATFASFFGGSNPFDIFFASSRSTRPFSGFDPDDMDVDEDEDPFGAFGRFGFNGLSRGPRRAPEPLYPRRKVQDPPVVHELRVSLEEIYHGSTKRMKITRRRLNPDGRTVRTEDKILHIVIKRGWKEGTKITFPKEGDATPDNIPADIVFVLKDKPHAHFRRDGTNVLYSALISLKEALCGCTVNIPTIDGRVIPLPCNDVIKPGTVKRLRGEGLPFPKVPTQRGDLIVEFKVRFPDRLTPQTRQILKQHLPCS, encoded by the exons atgTTTAAGCGCACAGTGCTCTCCTGCCCATCCCCAGCAGCACCCCCACTACAGGCCCGAGGAGCTTTCCGGAGCTTCCCACACTTCTGGGGAGAAGACTTCTTAGCCAGCTTGATGTTTAAAATTCAGCTGGAGCCCTTAAAACTTCGAGCGTGGACGCTGAATGGGTTTGTAAAGTTTCG AAACAAGGAGACCAGTGCCGGTCCAGTGGCTGTGATGGGGAAGGATTACTACAAGATTCTTGGAATTCCGTCGGGAGCCAACGAAGATGAGATCAAGAAAGCCTATCGAAAAATGGCATTGAAGTACCACCCAGACAAGAACAAAGAACCCAATGCTGAAGAGAAGTTTAAGGAGATTGCTGAGGCCTATGATGTGCTGAGTGACCCTAAGAAACGGGGCCTGTATGACCAATATGGGGAGGAAG GCCTGAAGACCGGCGGTGGTTCATCAGGTGGCTCCAGTGGCTCCTTTCACTACACCTTTCATGGGGACCCCCATGCCACCTTTGCCTCCTTCTTTGGAGGCTCCAACCCCTTCGATATCTTCTTTGCCAGCAGTCGTTCCACTCGACCTTTCAGTGGCTTTGACCCAGATGACATGGATGTGGATGAAGATGAGGACCCATTTGGCGCTTTTGGCCGCTTTGGCTTCAATGGGCTGAGTAGAGGTCCGAGGCGAGCCCCAGAACCACTTTACCCTCGGCGCAAGGTGCAGGACCCACCTGTGGTGCATGAGCTGAGGGTATCCCTGGAGGAAATCTACCACGGCTCCACCAAACGCATGAAGATCACAAGGCGGCGCCTCAACCCTGACGGGAGAACTGTACGCACCGAGGACAAGATCCTACACATTGTCATCAAGCGTGGCTGGAAGGAAGGCACCAAGATCACCTTCCCCAAAGAGGGCGATGCCACACCTGACAACATCCCTGCCGACATCGTCTTCGTGCTCAAAGACAAGCCCCATGCACACTTCCGCCGAGATGGCACCAATGTGCTCTACAGCGCCCTGATCAGCCTCAAGGAG GCACTGTGTGGCTGCACCGTGAACATTCCCACCATTGATGGCCGAGTGATCCCTTTGCCCTGCAATGATGTCATCAAACCAGGCACCGTGAAGAGACTCCGTGGGGAGGGCCTTCCCTTCCCCAAGGTGCCCACCCAGCGGGGAGACCTCATTGTCGAGTTCAAAGTTCGCTTCCCAGATAGATTAACACCACAAACACGACAGATCCTTAAGCAGCACCTACCTTGTTCCTAG
- the DNAJB5 gene encoding dnaJ homolog subfamily B member 5 isoform X4, which yields MGKDYYKILGIPSGANEDEIKKAYRKMALKYHPDKNKEPNAEEKFKEIAEAYDVLSDPKKRGLYDQYGEEGLKTGGGSSGGSSGSFHYTFHGDPHATFASFFGGSNPFDIFFASSRSTRPFSGFDPDDMDVDEDEDPFGAFGRFGFNGLSRGPRRAPEPLYPRRKVQDPPVVHELRVSLEEIYHGSTKRMKITRRRLNPDGRTVRTEDKILHIVIKRGWKEGTKITFPKEGDATPDNIPADIVFVLKDKPHAHFRRDGTNVLYSALISLKEALCGCTVNIPTIDGRVIPLPCNDVIKPGTVKRLRGEGLPFPKVPTQRGDLIVEFKVRFPDRLTPQTRQILKQHLPCS from the exons ATGGGGAAGGATTACTACAAGATTCTTGGAATTCCGTCGGGAGCCAACGAAGATGAGATCAAGAAAGCCTATCGAAAAATGGCATTGAAGTACCACCCAGACAAGAACAAAGAACCCAATGCTGAAGAGAAGTTTAAGGAGATTGCTGAGGCCTATGATGTGCTGAGTGACCCTAAGAAACGGGGCCTGTATGACCAATATGGGGAGGAAG GCCTGAAGACCGGCGGTGGTTCATCAGGTGGCTCCAGTGGCTCCTTTCACTACACCTTTCATGGGGACCCCCATGCCACCTTTGCCTCCTTCTTTGGAGGCTCCAACCCCTTCGATATCTTCTTTGCCAGCAGTCGTTCCACTCGACCTTTCAGTGGCTTTGACCCAGATGACATGGATGTGGATGAAGATGAGGACCCATTTGGCGCTTTTGGCCGCTTTGGCTTCAATGGGCTGAGTAGAGGTCCGAGGCGAGCCCCAGAACCACTTTACCCTCGGCGCAAGGTGCAGGACCCACCTGTGGTGCATGAGCTGAGGGTATCCCTGGAGGAAATCTACCACGGCTCCACCAAACGCATGAAGATCACAAGGCGGCGCCTCAACCCTGACGGGAGAACTGTACGCACCGAGGACAAGATCCTACACATTGTCATCAAGCGTGGCTGGAAGGAAGGCACCAAGATCACCTTCCCCAAAGAGGGCGATGCCACACCTGACAACATCCCTGCCGACATCGTCTTCGTGCTCAAAGACAAGCCCCATGCACACTTCCGCCGAGATGGCACCAATGTGCTCTACAGCGCCCTGATCAGCCTCAAGGAG GCACTGTGTGGCTGCACCGTGAACATTCCCACCATTGATGGCCGAGTGATCCCTTTGCCCTGCAATGATGTCATCAAACCAGGCACCGTGAAGAGACTCCGTGGGGAGGGCCTTCCCTTCCCCAAGGTGCCCACCCAGCGGGGAGACCTCATTGTCGAGTTCAAAGTTCGCTTCCCAGATAGATTAACACCACAAACACGACAGATCCTTAAGCAGCACCTACCTTGTTCCTAG